The window ATCCCCACCTCGGTGGAACAGACGCTGGGCGAACATACGCAGACGTTCTTGGACCAGAGCGGCTTCGCGCCCTCCGCACTGCCGGCCGAGCGGCAACGGGCGCTGCAGCAGCTGTTCCGGCAGGTGATGCCGGCCGACATGCGCCAGGAGCGCACGCCGCTCTCGCTGAAGCTGATGGCGGCGCCCGGTGCGCCGAACGCCTTTATGCTGCCGGACGGCACGCTGGTGCTCAGCGATAGCCTGGTCACCTTGTCAAAAAACGACGATGGCTTGGCGGCGGTGATGCTGCATGAGATGGGGCATCACGCCCATCGTCACCCGATGCGCATGTTGGTGCGTTCGTCATTGGTGGCGTTGACGCTGATGTGGATGACGGGTGACGTCAGCGGCATCGGCGACACGCTGCTGCAGTCCGCATCCTTCGTGAATGAGATGCAGTTTTCTCGCGGGATGGAGCGTGAGGCGGATGCGTTTGCGATAGCGGAAATGCAGCGCCAGGGGCGTTCGCTGGCGGAAATGGCGGCGATCTACCGCGCGTTGGCACAGGCGCCTGAACGAGAAAAGACCGATGACTGGGCGCTGCCTGCCTGGCTCAGCACCCATCCGGCGATGCAGGAACGGCTGGACGCGGTGAACGAGGCGATGGCGCAGCAGCAATAAAAAAGCCCCCGGTGAAAACCGGGGGCTTTTTCGTGAACGGGCGAAATTACTTCGCTTTACCCTGGTTCGCTACGGCCGCCGCTTTTGCTGCGATCTCGTCGGCGTTACCCAGGTAGTAACGTTTGGTTGGTTTGAAGTTCTCGTCGAACTCATACACCAACGGCACGCCGGTTGGGATGTTCAGCTCGAGGATTTCATCTTCGCTCAGGTTATCCAGGTATTTCACCAGCGCGCGCAGGGAGTTGCCGTGCGCCGCAACGATCACGCGCTCGCCGCTCTTGATGCGTGGCAGGATCTCTTCGTCCCAGTAAGGGATAACGCGATCGATGGTCAGCGCCAGGCTTTCGGTCAGCGGCAGCTCTTGCTCGCTAAGCGAGGCGTAGCGCGGATCGTGGCCAGGGTAACGTTCGTCTTCTTTGGTCAGCTCAGGTGGGGTCACCGCGAAGCCGCGACGCCATTGTTTCACCTGCTCGTCGCCGTATTTTTCCGCGGTTTCCGCTTTGTTCAGACCCTGCAGCGCGCCGTAGTGACGTTCGTTCAGCTTCCAGGATTTTTCGGTTGGCAACCAGGCCTGATCCAGCTCGTCGAGGATGTTCCACAGGGTGTGGATCGCGCGCTTCAGTACGGAGGTGTAAGCGAAGTCAAAAGTGAAACCTTCCTCTTTCAACAGCTTGCCTGCTGCTTTCGCTTCGGTGCGGCCCTTGTCGGACAGATCAACATCATACCAACCGGTGAAGCGGTTTTCTTGGTTCCACTGGCTTTCGCCGTGACGCACCAGAACCAGCTTAGTTACAGCCATAGCTTAACTCCTTAATAATCTGACATTTCAATGATAACGAAAATCATTATATTGCCGCGGGCCGGGGCTCGGCAATCGATAGTGTCTAACCATAGCCAATTTCTTGCCGCAAAGTAAGGGCTGGCGAAAGGAAAAAGCTGAATCGTTCAGGCTGATGCGGAAGGGGGAGAAACGGCACGTCGGAATCGCTCCGGACGCGCCGTGGCAGAGGGGAAATCAGGCCGATTTTTTCAGGCAGTTGCTCATGAAGGTTTTACGCGCGTCGCCCTTCAGATCCTTGGTCTTGGCGTCGGCATTGCAGCTTTTCATTTTCTGCTGCTGCGGCGTCAGGGTTTTGCCGGACGCAGCGGCACCTTCGGACTTCAGACAGGTGCTCATAAAGGTGGAGCGATCGGCGCCTTTCAGCGACTTGGTGGATGCCTGCTGGTTGCAATCGGTCATGCGTTTCTGTTGGGCCGCCTGCGCCGGCGAAGGCGTTTTCGTCGCCGTCGTCGCGTCGGCCGCCATCAGATTGGTGCTCAGCATTAAGCCCGCCAGCAATGGAAGTGCAGTAATCAGACGCATAGGTGTTCCTTCAGCTATTGATTGGCCGCCATCGGCCGAAAATGGTGACGTTGCACAAGGCGTTGTGCTTATCACGGTAGCCTGAGTGTAGTGCGCGCTTTGGAATAAGGGAAGGTGGGCGCCGGTGGGGGGATGGCGCTAAAAGGTAAGCATTTATAACAAATTGCCCCCGGCCGCACGGCGAGGGGCGTAGCGGGTCAGATAGGATAAAACTGATAATGCGTGGCGCTGCGGTAGCGGCTCCCCGGTTGCAGCCAACAGTCCGGCTGCGGCCACTCGGGATGGTGCGGGCTGTCCGGCAAAAACTCGCTCTCTAGCGCCACGCCGGCATGGTTGGCGTAGCTGCCGCCATCGCGCGCCGGCGTGCCGGCCAGATAATTGCCGCTGTAGAGCTGCAGCGCAGGCGCGTCGGTGAACACGCTCATTTGCACTTGCCCGTCGGCTGACCACAAATGCGCCGCCGGGCTCTCCAGCGCCCCACAGGTACGCTGCAGCAGAAAGGCGTGATCGTAGCCTTTCACCCGCTGCTGGTCGCGATCGCGCAGGAAATCCTGTAACAACGTTTTCGGCTGACGAAAATCCATGCCGCTGCCGTCCACCGCCGTCAGATCGGCACAGGGAATGCCCTCGGCGTCGACGGGCAGGTAGCGATCGGCGAACAGCTGCAGCCGTTGGGCGCGGGCGTCGGTGCCGGCACCGTCCAGATTGAAATAGGCGTGGTTGGTCAGGTTGACCGGGCAGGGGCGATCGACCTGTGCCAGATAGCTGATTTCCAAACGATTATCCGGGGTCAGACGGTAGCAGACCTGCACGTCGAGATTGCCGGGGAAACCCTGATCGCCCTCCGCCGAGTGCAGCGCATAGCAGACCTGTTGCGCATCCTGCTGGACCCGGCGCCAGCGGCGGGCATGAAAAC of the Serratia marcescens subsp. marcescens ATCC 13880 genome contains:
- a CDS encoding M48 family metallopeptidase, with the protein product MILEGAYQLPGRAAREAARLLVNESGEGVTLQRQDEQRYIPLTDITVSAALGNIPLTLTFKGGGRFVPDDDAAFRRWFYQRRSPGWVHRLERHKRGVALALLMTLLAVVAYVYVVLPWASSEIAMRIPTSVEQTLGEHTQTFLDQSGFAPSALPAERQRALQQLFRQVMPADMRQERTPLSLKLMAAPGAPNAFMLPDGTLVLSDSLVTLSKNDDGLAAVMLHEMGHHAHRHPMRMLVRSSLVALTLMWMTGDVSGIGDTLLQSASFVNEMQFSRGMEREADAFAIAEMQRQGRSLAEMAAIYRALAQAPEREKTDDWALPAWLSTHPAMQERLDAVNEAMAQQQ
- the gpmA gene encoding 2,3-diphosphoglycerate-dependent phosphoglycerate mutase; protein product: MAVTKLVLVRHGESQWNQENRFTGWYDVDLSDKGRTEAKAAGKLLKEEGFTFDFAYTSVLKRAIHTLWNILDELDQAWLPTEKSWKLNERHYGALQGLNKAETAEKYGDEQVKQWRRGFAVTPPELTKEDERYPGHDPRYASLSEQELPLTESLALTIDRVIPYWDEEILPRIKSGERVIVAAHGNSLRALVKYLDNLSEDEILELNIPTGVPLVYEFDENFKPTKRYYLGNADEIAAKAAAVANQGKAK
- a CDS encoding PsiF family protein, which translates into the protein MRLITALPLLAGLMLSTNLMAADATTATKTPSPAQAAQQKRMTDCNQQASTKSLKGADRSTFMSTCLKSEGAAASGKTLTPQQQKMKSCNADAKTKDLKGDARKTFMSNCLKKSA
- the galM gene encoding galactose-1-epimerase produces the protein MLTMSTAAAPDGEPYQLTQLQNAAGMTVTLMDWGATWLSAVLPLKSGEKRELLLGCRSPADYPRQGAYLGATVGRYANRIANASLPIDGKPHALAANQGLHQLHGGPDGFHARRWRRVQQDAQQVCYALHSAEGDQGFPGNLDVQVCYRLTPDNRLEISYLAQVDRPCPVNLTNHAYFNLDGAGTDARAQRLQLFADRYLPVDAEGIPCADLTAVDGSGMDFRQPKTLLQDFLRDRDQQRVKGYDHAFLLQRTCGALESPAAHLWSADGQVQMSVFTDAPALQLYSGNYLAGTPARDGGSYANHAGVALESEFLPDSPHHPEWPQPDCWLQPGSRYRSATHYQFYPI